Proteins encoded within one genomic window of Patescibacteria group bacterium:
- a CDS encoding NMD3-related protein, whose protein sequence is MKTGFFGKRDAKSIFKKPEPNGVSKHDEYGHSHKGVAVCKKCHNVLFKKEWHRPGVQLSDQILLARKKGVHFVLCPACTMITNKQYEGEIIVKNVPEKYEVELVNLIASYNEQAQKRDPQDRVIVIEKSKKGYRVTTTENQLAVRLAKKIRSAFSRGRVVLHISHSAEPYEVERVVLTFK, encoded by the coding sequence ATGAAAACAGGATTTTTTGGAAAACGAGACGCCAAAAGTATTTTTAAGAAACCCGAGCCGAACGGGGTTTCAAAGCATGATGAGTATGGTCATTCACACAAAGGTGTTGCGGTATGCAAAAAATGCCACAACGTACTTTTCAAGAAAGAATGGCACCGCCCGGGCGTACAGCTCTCGGATCAAATATTACTCGCACGGAAAAAGGGCGTTCACTTTGTGCTGTGTCCCGCCTGCACAATGATCACAAACAAGCAATATGAAGGAGAGATTATCGTGAAAAATGTTCCGGAAAAATACGAAGTGGAACTTGTGAATCTTATTGCATCTTACAACGAGCAAGCGCAAAAGCGAGATCCACAGGATCGGGTCATTGTCATTGAAAAAAGCAAAAAAGGGTACCGTGTTACCACGACTGAAAATCAGCTTGCCGTAAGGCTTGCAAAAAAGATCAGGAGTGCTTTTAGCAGGGGGAGGGTTGTCTTGCATATCAGCCATTCAGCTGAACCCTATGAAGTGGAGCGTGTTGTCCTCACGTTTAAGTAG
- a CDS encoding DEAD/DEAH box helicase produces the protein MYKKNFSKKPFQKSVPSRHGSNFRAHGGQRGGQRGGQRQQMRSQRIDVSKFINKAVITEKVEHFVPEHKFEDFKIHQQIKANIAAKGYTMPTPIQDRTIPHILRGSDVVGIANTGTGKTGAFLIPLINKVMTDPKENVLIVVPTRELAIQINEELKEFSKHTNIHSVCCVGGAHIGQQISGLKRAHRFVIGTPGRLKDLIKRKVLDLARFKSVVLDEADRMLDMGFLPDMRFMMACLPKERHTLFFSATLSREIETLIKEFLREPVSISVKTQDTAKNVDQDVVRVKRGDEKLDILHDLLIQPEFSKVLIFGKTKHGVENLSKLLVKRGFKAESIHGDKNQSKRQKALGLFKDNRAQILVATDVAARGLDISGISHVINYDIPATYDDYVHRIGRTGRAGKKGKALTFVEHK, from the coding sequence ATGTATAAAAAGAATTTTAGCAAGAAACCGTTTCAGAAAAGCGTCCCGTCTCGTCATGGGAGTAATTTTCGCGCGCACGGAGGACAGAGAGGTGGACAGAGGGGCGGACAGAGACAGCAGATGAGGAGCCAGAGGATTGATGTCTCAAAATTCATCAATAAAGCGGTGATCACCGAAAAGGTGGAACATTTTGTGCCGGAGCACAAGTTTGAAGATTTCAAGATTCATCAACAGATCAAGGCAAATATTGCCGCAAAAGGATACACGATGCCTACGCCTATCCAAGACAGGACCATTCCGCACATTCTTCGCGGATCAGATGTCGTCGGCATTGCCAACACGGGAACGGGTAAGACGGGCGCGTTTCTCATTCCTCTTATCAATAAGGTGATGACAGATCCGAAAGAGAACGTACTGATCGTCGTCCCCACGCGCGAACTTGCCATTCAGATCAACGAAGAGCTCAAAGAATTCAGCAAGCATACGAATATTCATTCCGTATGCTGTGTGGGAGGCGCGCATATCGGCCAGCAAATTTCAGGCCTCAAACGTGCGCACCGTTTTGTGATCGGCACACCGGGGAGACTGAAGGATCTTATCAAAAGGAAAGTTCTTGATCTCGCGCGTTTCAAGAGCGTGGTTTTAGACGAAGCGGACAGGATGCTTGATATGGGATTTCTTCCCGACATGCGTTTTATGATGGCGTGCTTGCCGAAAGAACGGCATACGCTCTTTTTCTCCGCGACACTCTCGCGAGAAATTGAGACGCTCATTAAGGAATTTCTTCGCGAGCCGGTTTCTATTTCCGTAAAAACGCAAGATACCGCAAAGAATGTGGACCAAGACGTGGTGAGAGTTAAGCGCGGTGATGAAAAACTTGACATACTTCATGACCTTTTGATCCAGCCGGAGTTCAGCAAGGTGCTTATCTTTGGCAAGACAAAACACGGCGTGGAGAACCTCTCCAAACTTCTTGTCAAAAGAGGATTCAAAGCCGAATCGATCCACGGCGATAAAAACCAATCAAAACGACAGAAAGCGCTCGGCCTCTTCAAGGATAACCGCGCCCAGATCCTCGTAGCAACGGATGTTGCGGCGCGCGGCCTTGATATCAGCGGCATCAGCCATGTCATCAACTATGACATTCCCGCAACGTATGACGACTACGTCCACCGTATCGGCAGAACAGGAAGAGCGGGCAAGAAAGGAAAAGCGCTCACCTTTGTTGAGCATAAATAA
- a CDS encoding VTT domain-containing protein, which yields MTYKRTLLIIGILIAVTLLFWYSLSLQEAFYDIVSFFEVYVRQNEILGILVFILTAALAAMVSPFTNLPLIPVAVALWGTALTALLLLGGWLLGAAIAYFIGYYVGYPAVRYVISAERFDVWLREVRVHTSFFMMFLLRLALPAELGYAFGFIRYPFWKYVLLTFLAELPFVIITTYASESIILGEQLRFFGLIALAGVIFFGAFYFVRKPTPHGVDRAPL from the coding sequence ATGACGTATAAGCGGACATTACTCATAATCGGCATACTTATCGCGGTCACCCTTTTGTTTTGGTACTCCCTTTCGTTGCAGGAGGCGTTTTACGATATCGTCTCCTTTTTTGAAGTATACGTAAGACAGAACGAAATACTGGGGATCCTCGTGTTCATACTCACTGCCGCTCTTGCGGCGATGGTGAGCCCTTTCACTAATCTTCCGCTCATCCCCGTGGCGGTCGCTCTTTGGGGTACGGCGCTGACCGCTCTTTTGCTACTCGGAGGATGGCTTCTTGGCGCTGCAATAGCTTATTTTATCGGGTATTATGTCGGCTACCCGGCGGTTCGCTATGTTATTTCCGCTGAGCGCTTTGATGTGTGGCTCCGCGAGGTCAGAGTCCATACGAGCTTTTTCATGATGTTTCTTCTTCGCTTGGCGCTTCCCGCAGAGCTTGGCTACGCATTCGGCTTTATCCGATACCCTTTTTGGAAATATGTTTTGCTGACATTTCTTGCGGAATTGCCGTTCGTGATCATTACCACTTATGCAAGCGAGTCGATTATCCTCGGAGAACAGCTACGCTTTTTCGGGCTTATCGCGCTTGCGGGTGTCATATTCTTTGGAGCGTTCTATTTTGTTCGTAAACCTACTCCTCATGGGGTTGACCGAGCACCACTTTGA
- a CDS encoding VTT domain-containing protein, with amino-acid sequence MLFLGYPVFMDVSSAFAIQYAPVFLGLLLGGEVVLVPAVYLSAVGVLDPLSVFALALVATLVSDSLWYLFGKLMYQARKLLPEEQESTEGLKRRFVHRMYARVAPKIERLSAVFVENPIKILILSKFVYGTRTAMQVLSGMYRVPYRRYLIGDLIGSVLLILFTFALGLGVQKVFNTTVLDVRNILLSLSVFVVLFLVLTYSAKKVIEKLWFQ; translated from the coding sequence ATGCTCTTTTTAGGTTATCCTGTATTTATGGATGTATCCTCTGCTTTTGCAATACAATACGCCCCTGTCTTTCTCGGTCTTTTGCTTGGCGGAGAGGTAGTACTGGTACCGGCAGTCTACTTAAGCGCCGTAGGGGTATTAGATCCCCTCTCTGTGTTTGCACTCGCTCTTGTCGCAACACTTGTATCAGATTCACTGTGGTATCTGTTCGGGAAATTGATGTATCAGGCAAGGAAACTACTGCCTGAAGAACAAGAGAGTACGGAAGGGTTAAAGCGACGTTTTGTTCATAGGATGTACGCGCGAGTTGCACCAAAGATTGAGCGTCTTTCCGCCGTCTTTGTAGAGAATCCAATCAAAATACTGATACTGTCAAAATTTGTTTACGGTACGCGCACTGCCATGCAAGTATTATCCGGAATGTATAGGGTCCCCTATCGGCGTTATCTCATCGGCGATCTCATCGGGTCAGTACTTCTTATTCTGTTCACTTTTGCGCTCGGTCTTGGCGTACAAAAAGTTTTCAACACCACCGTATTGGATGTTCGGAATATTCTGCTATCCCTCTCTGTTTTTGTTGTTCTCTTTTTGGTGCTTACGTACAGCGCGAAGAAAGTAATTGAAAAACTATGGTTTCAGTAA
- a CDS encoding glycosyltransferase family 2 protein gives MVSVIIPAYNEEKTIGQVIESLRSHPLVEEILVVNDGSTDKTAAIATAAGATVVYSLPVNQGKAAAMHYGVDHAKNDLILFVDADIDGLTHETITELIGAVAGGGFGMAVALRGRGIYWSNKILRIFPAIGGERALSKELWRRLPHHLIKGFQIEIALNYYAKSTGVRMKLIFAPTLRQTIKERKYGLFNGLWRRARMITEMCVIGIQLYFLDALRIKVYSPAKEKIDTRI, from the coding sequence ATGGTTTCAGTAATTATTCCGGCGTACAATGAAGAAAAAACTATCGGGCAGGTGATTGAAAGCTTACGGTCGCACCCTTTGGTGGAAGAGATACTTGTAGTCAACGACGGCTCAACCGACAAAACTGCCGCGATTGCCACAGCGGCGGGGGCGACTGTCGTGTATTCCCTGCCCGTAAACCAGGGAAAAGCCGCTGCCATGCATTACGGCGTGGACCATGCAAAGAACGATCTCATCTTGTTCGTGGATGCCGACATTGATGGCCTTACGCATGAGACAATTACGGAATTGATCGGCGCGGTTGCAGGCGGTGGATTCGGCATGGCGGTAGCACTGCGAGGGAGAGGTATCTATTGGTCAAACAAGATCTTGCGGATATTTCCCGCGATCGGCGGCGAGCGAGCACTCTCAAAAGAACTCTGGAGGAGACTGCCTCACCATCTTATCAAAGGATTCCAAATTGAGATCGCTCTTAACTACTATGCCAAGAGTACCGGTGTGCGCATGAAATTAATATTTGCGCCGACATTGCGCCAAACTATAAAAGAGCGTAAGTACGGGCTCTTTAATGGGCTTTGGAGACGGGCGCGCATGATAACGGAAATGTGTGTGATAGGGATACAGCTTTATTTCTTGGATGCGCTACGCATCAAGGTCTACAGTCCCGCAAAGGAAAAGATTGACACGCGTATTTGA
- a CDS encoding dockerin type I repeat-containing protein, with product MRKDVSVGRKYFGIFILVLIASFFTPFNSRANEFTSSSFRVLDPVMAPAGFSTSTGFQLWGTVAEIALGTSTASSFQLGAGFLRYPFASTPVVSATAGDGQTALSWTASQGVLGWTASGYNIGQATISGGPYTYTSLGNVTSSTRTGLSNSTTYYFVVVAKDAFGNAIATSTQVSATPVAAPAAPPPSGGGGGGGGGGGGIIASATGAVFSGRAYPKSTVTLLKDAQVAATTVAGSDANFQISLSGLSGGNYIFSVYSEDSKGVRSSLLTFPVSITSGATTNVSGIFIAPTISVDKSEVKRGDNIAIFGQSAPTSEIVITVNSEEEFFVKEKTDASGVYLHNFDTSVLEMGQHTTKSKSALNGEISSFGKIASFLVGTKNVAATIATKCPGKADLNNDCKVNLVDFSIAAYWYKRPLSAVFKTTETAKLNGDGKVDLVDFSIMAFYWTG from the coding sequence ATGAGAAAGGATGTATCCGTAGGTCGTAAATATTTTGGAATCTTCATACTCGTGCTTATTGCGAGTTTTTTTACCCCCTTTAATTCTCGAGCTAATGAGTTCACCTCGAGTTCGTTTCGTGTCTTGGATCCGGTTATGGCTCCGGCGGGATTTTCAACATCAACCGGATTTCAACTGTGGGGAACGGTAGCTGAAATCGCTCTGGGGACGAGCACCGCTTCTTCATTCCAGCTTGGCGCCGGATTTTTGCGGTACCCGTTTGCTTCAACGCCTGTTGTTTCCGCCACCGCGGGAGACGGGCAAACGGCGCTTTCCTGGACGGCATCGCAAGGCGTTTTAGGTTGGACAGCATCCGGGTACAATATCGGGCAGGCCACAATTTCAGGAGGACCGTACACGTATACTTCGCTAGGGAACGTGACCTCTTCTACAAGAACAGGGCTTAGCAATAGTACAACCTATTATTTTGTTGTTGTTGCAAAAGACGCTTTCGGCAATGCTATCGCGACCTCAACACAGGTTTCTGCGACACCCGTAGCGGCTCCGGCGGCACCTCCACCTAGCGGCGGAGGAGGCGGTGGCGGAGGAGGTGGGGGAGGAATTATTGCGTCGGCAACAGGAGCTGTTTTCTCCGGTCGCGCTTACCCAAAAAGTACGGTAACGCTTCTTAAAGACGCGCAGGTTGCCGCGACCACTGTTGCAGGCAGTGATGCGAATTTTCAAATAAGTCTTTCCGGTCTTTCCGGCGGGAATTACATTTTTTCCGTCTACAGCGAAGACAGCAAGGGCGTGCGTTCATCCCTTCTCACTTTTCCCGTGAGTATAACCTCGGGCGCCACCACCAATGTCAGCGGTATTTTTATCGCGCCGACCATCTCGGTTGATAAAAGCGAAGTAAAACGAGGCGATAACATCGCCATTTTCGGCCAAAGCGCGCCTACATCGGAAATCGTTATCACTGTCAATTCGGAAGAGGAATTTTTCGTGAAGGAAAAGACTGACGCAAGCGGTGTGTATCTGCATAACTTTGACACCTCCGTACTTGAAATGGGACAGCACACCACGAAGTCAAAGTCGGCATTGAATGGTGAGATTAGTTCTTTCGGTAAAATCGCGAGCTTTCTCGTTGGTACGAAAAATGTAGCTGCCACGATTGCGACAAAATGCCCCGGCAAGGCCGATTTGAATAATGACTGCAAAGTGAATCTGGTTGATTTTTCCATCGCGGCATATTGGTACAAACGTCCATTGAGCGCCGTTTTTAAAACAACGGAGACGGCAAAATTGAATGGCGATGGAAAAGTGGACTTGGTTGATTTCAGTATCATGGCGTTTTATTGGACGGGGTAA